The following is a genomic window from Chloroflexota bacterium.
CGCACGTGCCCGAACTGTTGGAGTCCTGCGACAGGGCCGCCGTCTCCCGCGCCGAGGTCTTCCTGGCGGAGCCTGACCCCCGCCACCTGGACGTGCGCGTCATCCCACTGGCCGACCGCCACGGGCGCTCGCGGGGCCACCTGGCCATCCTGCGCGACATCACCGAGAGCAAGCGTGCCGAGCAGGAGCGCGAGCAACTCATCCGCAGCCTACAGGATGCCCTGGCCCAGGTGAAAACCTTGCGGGGCTTGATTCCCATCTGCGCCAATTGCAAGAAGATCCGCGACGATAGGGGCTACTGGCGGCAGGTGGAAGACTACGTCAGCGAGCACTCGGAGGTGGATTTCAGCCACGGCATCTGCCCCGACTGCATGCGCAAACTTTACCCGAACTTGTTTCCCCCGCTGGACGAATGCGCGGAAAGGATGGTGTCCGTTCTGAAGCAATCTGGCGGATCCGACGCTACGGACATCGCCGCTGCCCTGGGGCTCCCGTATGACTATGCAGTGGATTGCCTTCAGCACATGGTGGATGACGGGCGGCTGGTCGTATCCGAAGAGGATGGGCGGCGCATCTATCGGATTCCGTAACGCGCTTGCACGCCGGTGCCGCGATGCTTTGAACCCGCGTATGGCGTTGGCGAGTATTTTATAATGGTGCGCCCGTTTGGAGGCGTCTGTGGCTACAATGCGACGGGAACCGCCCGACGCGATCTCCGAAGTGCGGTGCGGGCGATGGCTTCGCGCCCTTCGGGTGCTCGCGATCACGGCTTGAGGGCAACTGTCGGCGACAGTCCAGGAACAGTGTCAGGCGGCCGGCGCAGGAATTGCGGTGAGGAGGAGCGTACATGCATCCGGTTGAGGTCTCTCACATCTCAAAATCCTTCGGCAAGACCCAGGCTGTGGACGACGTGTCGTTTCACGCGGAACGCGGCGAGATTTTCGGGCTCCTAGGCCCGAACGGCGCGGGCAAAACGACTACGATTCGCATCATGCTGGACATCTTCAAGCCCGACGCCGGCCAGGTCGCCGTGCTCGGCGGGCCGATGACCGAGGAGAAGAAGAACCGCATCGGCTACATGCCCGAGGAGCGCGGATTGTACCAGGATATCGCCCTGGAGCGGTGCCTGACGTTCCTGGGCACGCTCAAGGGGTTGCCCACCGCGGATGCGCAGCGTCGGGTGGGCGAGTGGCTGGAGCGGTTTGATCTGGCGGCCTACCGAACGCGGAAGGTGAAGGAACTCAGCAAGGGGATGCAGCAGAAGGCTCAGATCATCGCTGCGATCATGCACGAGCCGGAACTGCTGATCGTGGACGAGCCGTTCGCGGCGCTGGATCCGGTCAACACGCAGATGGTCAAAGACCTGATGCGGGAGTTGCGCGACCGAGGCGCGGCCATCATCATGTCCACGCACCAGATGCACCAGGTGGAGGAACTTTGCGACCGCATCCTGCTCATCAACAAGGGGCGCGCTGTCCTGTACGGCGGCCTGGACGACGTGCGGCGGCAGCATTCGGGGCACGCGGTGGTCGTGCGGGCCGTGAACGATCTGCCCGACGTGCCGGGTGTCGTCTCGTCGTCGCGCCACAACAACGAGGTGCGGCTGAACCTGGCCGACGACGTTACGCCCCAGGATGTGCTGAAGGCCCTGCTGGACGCGGGCGTGGTGCTGGAGAAGTTTGAGATTGCGGTGCCCTCGCTGGACGAGATCTTCATCCGCGTCGTGGGCAAGGGAGGCGAATGATGTCCAAACTGTGGCGAATCGCCGCCCACGAGTACAGGCGGCATGTCGTGCGCAAGCGGTTCATCTGGGCGCTCTTGAGCGTGCCTGCGCTTCTGGCCCTTATGGTGGGCGTCAGCGCGCTGGCGGTGCGCATGGAGCGGGACTATCGGCCGGTGGGCTACGTGGACCATTCGGGGATGCTGGCCAATCCGGTGCCGCCGCCCCAGACGAGCAGGCCGGTGGAGATTCGGGCGTTTGCGGGCGAGGCCGAGGCGCAGCGGGCGCTGGAGGCGGGCGAGATTCAGTGCTACTACGTGCTCCCCGCTGACTACGTCCAGACCAACAAAGTGCAACTGGTGTACGTGAAGCCGCCCAAGAGCAACGCCACCAGTCAGTTCTGGGCATTCATGCGGGCCAACTGGCTGGCGGATCAGCCGCCGGCGGTGGCCCGGCGGGCGGCGGCCATGAGCGATGACGACATCATCGTCCAGACGCCGGATGGGAAGCGCCAATTTGCCGCCGAGCCGACGCTGGGGGACTTGCTCCCCATCCTGGCGGGCACGGCCTTCATGATGCTCCTCGGGTTCAGCGGGGGCTACCTGGTACAGGTCATCTCCGAGGAGAAGGAGAACCGCACGATGGAGATAGTCATCACGTCGGCGTCGGCGGGGCAGGTCATCGGCGGCAAGGTCGTCGGACTTGTGGGCGTGATCCTGACGCAGGCCATCGCGTGGCTGGTTTTTGCGGCGGCGGCTGCTGCGGTGGCCGAGCGGCTGTTCCAGTCGGCCTTCTTCCAGAACGTGCGCGTGGATTCGGGCGCTGTCCTGATGCTGGTGATGGTGTTCGCGCCGGCGTTCGTCATGTACAGCGCGCTGATGACCGCGCTGGGGGCCACCGTGGCCGAACCGCAAGAGGCGCAACAGGTCGCTGGCTTGTTCATAATCCCGAACATCGTTCCGTTTTGGATGATGATGACGTTCATCCAGTCCCCCAACAGCCCCATGGCGGTGGCGCTGTCGCTGTTCCCGCTTACGTCGCCCGTGTCGCTGGCGATGCGCGTTACGTTCGGCATCGTGCCCATGTGGCAGGCGGGCGTGGCCGCTGTGCTGCTGGCCGCGTGCGCGTGGGGGGCGGTGTGGCTGGCGGGGCGGGCGTTCCGGCTGGGGATGCTGCGCTACGGCCAGCGTGTGGAGCTGGCTGAACTGTTCGCGCGGGCGAAGCCCCTCGCGGGAGGCAACCATGCGTAAGAGTATCCTTGTGCTGCGCAACGAGTTCATCACGACGGTTACTCGCAAATCCTTTCTCTTCACGGCGTTCGGCCTGCCGCTGATCGGGTTTCTCATCTTTTTCGCGGCGGGGGCCTTGGGGCGCAGCGGCGCGGGCGCAGGCGAGGCCGCGGGAGGGATGGGCGCCTTCACGCTGCGGCCGGAGGGCATTGTGGATGAGGCGCATATTGTGCGCACAATTCCCGCCGACACGCCGCCCGGCGCGCTGACCCTGTTCCCCGATGAGGCCAGCGCGCGCCAGGCTCTGGAGACCGGCCAGATTCGCGCCTACTACCGCATCCCCGCGGACTATCTGGAAACGGGCCGCCTGTACCTGATTGACCCCGACGCGCGGCCCCTGACTTCGGGCGGGCAGACGTGGATCATGCGCTGGGCGCTGCTGGTGAACCTGCTGGGCGGCGATGCGCAGCGGGCGGCCCGCGTGCGTAACCCCATGGAAGTGAACACGACGGCGCTTTCTCCGACGCCCCTAGCGGAGACGGAAAGCGACGCGGCGTTCTGGATTCCGTACACGGTTACGCTTATCTTCTACTTCGTGATCATCATGTCGGCCAGCCTGCTCCTCAATAGCGTCAGCAAGGAGAAGCAGAACCGCGTGATTGAGATTCTGATGGCGTCGGTTTCGCCGCGCGAGATGCTGGTGGGCAAGATCGCGGGGCTGGGGCTGGCGGGCCTGCTCCAGACGCTTGTCTGGGTGCTCACGGGCTACACGCTGCTGCGCATCGGCGGGGAGACGCTCCGCATACCGGTGGCGCTCCAGCCGACTCCCGCGCTCGTCGTGTGGGCCGTGGTGTTCTTCCTGCTGGGGTACGCCCTGTACGCCAGCCTGATGGCGGCGCTGGGGGCGCTGGTGCCCAACCTGCGCGAGGCGTCCCAGGCGACGATTTCGGTCATCTGGCCCCTGCTGCTGCCCCTGTTCTTCATCAGCGCGCTCGTCCAGGAGCCGGATGGGGCGTTGGCGTTGGCCATGGGGTTCTTCCCGTTCACAGCGCCGGTGGCGATGATGACGCGGCTTTCTGCTGCGAGCGTGCCGGTTTGGCAGCCGGTGCTGGCGGCGGCGCTCCTTGCGGCGACGGTGGTCTTCGTGGTGAGGGCCGTATCTCGGATGTTCCGCGCGCAGACGCTGCTATCGGGCCAGGCGTTCAGCGCGAAGCGGTTTTGGGGCGCGCTGCTGGGCCGCGAGTAGGGCGGCTATCCCTGGCCGCCAGTCCCCTCGCCTCGCTTGCGGGGAGAGGGCTAGGGTGAGGGGTCGGGTATGGAAACCCGACCTACGGCTGGGCGGCGAGTAGGGCCGGAGTGAGGGGTCAGGTCTGGAAACCCGACCTACGGCTGTGAGAGAGGATGGAATATGGGTCAGTCGTACCTGCGCGTATCCATGGGCGCGGTCAAGCGCATCGCCCTTATCGCTCACGACAATCGCAAGCAGGACTTGCTGGAGTGGGTGCGGTACAATCGGCACACTCTGGCACAGCATCGCCTCTTCGCCACAGGCACCACCGGCAACCTGATTGCGCGCGAGACCGGGCTGGATGTTGTGGCCTTCAAGAGCGGCCCGCTGGGCGGCGACGTGCAGATCGGCGCCAAGATCGTGGAGGGCGAGATAGACATCCTCATCTTCTTTTGGGATCCGCTGGAGGCCCAACTGCACGATCCCGACATTAAGGCGCTGCTGCGCATCGCGGTGCTGCAGAATATACCGGTGGCCTGCAACCGCGCCACGGCGGATTTTCTGCTCTCGTCGCCGCTGATGTCGGGCGAGTACGAGCGGGGCGTGGAAGACTACGCGGCGCGGCTCCGGCGCTAGTCGTCGCGCTTATGCGTCCAGCGCCCGCAGGAGCGCCCACAGGAAGGCTTCGCTGCGGGCCAGCGTATCCGCGCCCAGGTTCTCCACCGTGTCCGTGGGGCGGTGCCACTCGGTGAGAATCCAGCCGCGCGGGGCCGATGTCAGCGTGAGCACGCGGAACCCGTGCAGGACGCCGATGGCGCCCTCGGTGTACGCGCCGGCGAAGGTGTCGCCTTCGGCGCCGAATTCAGGGTGCGCAGCGGCGATTTTCCCCGCCAGGGCCACCAGGTCGGGGTCGCTGGCGGCAGGAAGAAGGAACGTCTCACGGGTGATGTATACCGGGCGGCCTCGGCTGCCCACGCCGTCCAGCGCGATCCAGACCGCGCGGCCGAGTTCGGCCTTGTGCGCCCGCACGAAGGCGTCGGCACCGTAGCACCCCACTTCCTCGCACCCGCTGAGCACAGCCCATACCTCGGTGTGGGCCAGTGGCTGCGCCTTGAGCCGCTCTACGGTATCCAGCACGATGCCCACGGCGCTGGCGTTGTCGTTGGCGCCGGCGGTGAACG
Proteins encoded in this region:
- a CDS encoding ATP-binding cassette domain-containing protein encodes the protein MHPVEVSHISKSFGKTQAVDDVSFHAERGEIFGLLGPNGAGKTTTIRIMLDIFKPDAGQVAVLGGPMTEEKKNRIGYMPEERGLYQDIALERCLTFLGTLKGLPTADAQRRVGEWLERFDLAAYRTRKVKELSKGMQQKAQIIAAIMHEPELLIVDEPFAALDPVNTQMVKDLMRELRDRGAAIIMSTHQMHQVEELCDRILLINKGRAVLYGGLDDVRRQHSGHAVVVRAVNDLPDVPGVVSSSRHNNEVRLNLADDVTPQDVLKALLDAGVVLEKFEIAVPSLDEIFIRVVGKGGE
- a CDS encoding ABC transporter permease, whose translation is MMSKLWRIAAHEYRRHVVRKRFIWALLSVPALLALMVGVSALAVRMERDYRPVGYVDHSGMLANPVPPPQTSRPVEIRAFAGEAEAQRALEAGEIQCYYVLPADYVQTNKVQLVYVKPPKSNATSQFWAFMRANWLADQPPAVARRAAAMSDDDIIVQTPDGKRQFAAEPTLGDLLPILAGTAFMMLLGFSGGYLVQVISEEKENRTMEIVITSASAGQVIGGKVVGLVGVILTQAIAWLVFAAAAAAVAERLFQSAFFQNVRVDSGAVLMLVMVFAPAFVMYSALMTALGATVAEPQEAQQVAGLFIIPNIVPFWMMMTFIQSPNSPMAVALSLFPLTSPVSLAMRVTFGIVPMWQAGVAAVLLAACAWGAVWLAGRAFRLGMLRYGQRVELAELFARAKPLAGGNHA
- a CDS encoding ABC transporter permease, which codes for MRKSILVLRNEFITTVTRKSFLFTAFGLPLIGFLIFFAAGALGRSGAGAGEAAGGMGAFTLRPEGIVDEAHIVRTIPADTPPGALTLFPDEASARQALETGQIRAYYRIPADYLETGRLYLIDPDARPLTSGGQTWIMRWALLVNLLGGDAQRAARVRNPMEVNTTALSPTPLAETESDAAFWIPYTVTLIFYFVIIMSASLLLNSVSKEKQNRVIEILMASVSPREMLVGKIAGLGLAGLLQTLVWVLTGYTLLRIGGETLRIPVALQPTPALVVWAVVFFLLGYALYASLMAALGALVPNLREASQATISVIWPLLLPLFFISALVQEPDGALALAMGFFPFTAPVAMMTRLSAASVPVWQPVLAAALLAATVVFVVRAVSRMFRAQTLLSGQAFSAKRFWGALLGRE
- a CDS encoding methylglyoxal synthase, yielding MGAVKRIALIAHDNRKQDLLEWVRYNRHTLAQHRLFATGTTGNLIARETGLDVVAFKSGPLGGDVQIGAKIVEGEIDILIFFWDPLEAQLHDPDIKALLRIAVLQNIPVACNRATADFLLSSPLMSGEYERGVEDYAARLRR